The following is a genomic window from Rhinatrema bivittatum chromosome 12, aRhiBiv1.1, whole genome shotgun sequence.
CCGTTAGCAAACAGCTGCATGAAAGAAGAGTCTTCCCCTACACTGGGCTGCTCCGGAGAAAGCTGGGGGAAGTTCTGACTTTTTCATCTCCACCCGTTCTGACCTCTTCCCTGGATGACAGCCATCCCCCTCCTGCTTCCAGGTTCTCCATCCTCCTGCAAGTGCGCAGAGAATACCATTCAGAGACAGGGGCCATGCCTGCTGGGACCCTGGCATTTTCGAAAAGGAGCTTTTTAAAACGAGCTGGTGCTGAGAACAGTCTGGCTGTGGGGGACGTTAAGGAAGCACAGACTCCCATTTCTTGTGGACTTCACCAATTGCTCAGTGTTTATTAGCGAGAGCCAAGTTGTCCATAATGATCGCCGCATGAGAGGACTTAGGACAGAAAGCTGGCTTCTTTTGGGATTGGTATCACATGGCTTTTGATGCTGGACTTGTGAGGGATGTGTTTGGAAAACCCACGAACCCACATGTCAAATCTGTTCAGGTACCGGGACACGCAGCAGGTCGAGGGGTCCAGGAAAGATGTTCCAGGCCGCCCGCCCCTCAGCAGGGCTTCTCTATTGGCTGCAGGCTCGCCGGCCGCTAGAGCTGGGCACCCTAAGCACTGCCATCTAGTCCATGGCAATGGTAGAGAGATCCGGTGGCGGCAGACTCCATCCTGCTGCAGGCTGAGGAGGGGAGGCCCtgagagcatgtgggtgtgagcCTGTGCGTATCAGAGCCCACAAGAGAATGAACATATAAgcgtgtgtgcaagagagagagcgagcccttgtgtatgtgagagcctgtgtgttacAGCtgggctctcagacacacacaggctctctctcacacacgtacaCGGTTGGGGGGGGAGGTACTTTCAACCATTTTTGCCCAGGGCACCATTTGCCCTAGATCAGGCTCTGCCAGCAGTACTTGGCCCTTATTGCCTCCACAAGCATCCAGGTCAGAACGAACAAGGCTCTTCCCCAGCAGTGGGGGGGCAGCACCAGACCTGGCCGAGGAGAAGGCCTCCTGTCATAGAGCTGAGCGCCAGCTCTGGCTCCGGGAGAGCTTTGCTGCCAATCTTCCCAGGGAGCGCCCACGCTGACTCGTTTTCTGCCAAGTTAAGCGCTGAGCAAAGGGCCTCACCTCATGGCTGGGGGCGCCACCACGTCGTGACTACTTCAGATGTGCTCTCGTGACAAAAGGGAGTGGAGAAGCCCAAATCCTATCGGTTCCCTCAAGCACCCAAGTCCTAATCCCACCACTGACCCTTCCCGGTGTTACTGGAAGCAACCCCCTCCCTTAAAGCCCTCTGCTCCTTTTAAAGGGGCAGGCACTGTGCCTTGAACAGCACAGACGAAGCCATTTTGAAACAGAGCCAGAAGTTCCTCTTTAtaaccaaatatttttttttttttgtagagggGCAACAGGTCAACTCCTACTTAATCCAACTCTTTTCATAGCAAACCTGACTGCGCATTCTATTCGCTAAAAGGCTGCGTGCAGTAATTACTACAGTCAGTAATTACTAATTATGAAGATCCCTCTATAATGAGTGCTTCTAGCAACCTCCCACATACAagtctgaactccccccagcGTAGATTTAGAAGCAAAGAAAAGTGAGAAAGCACAAAACATTTATTAAATACATTTACTAAATCCTGGCTTCTCCACTGAGAGGGCGTCAGAGAgacggcaaaaaaaaaatcccccaaaatcaaaagaaacagaaagaaaataacTTATGCTGTTTTTTCAGAAAAAGGCCCACTCTCATTTACATCTGATGTAAGCTTCATGCCCAAGGTGGTGCCAGGTCACTTCTGTGGTCCTCGTGGCCCCCACCCACGCTGCATCCCTTTCCACTAAGGCCGTCCCCACCCTGGTGAATGCAAAACAAAGCTCCTGAGATCAGCACAGAACCTCCCGGTTCTGACGAGGACACACAAAGTCCAGGCTGGAGAGAGGGAATAGGAAACCAAGCAACAAGGAGTAGCCGGCCGGAGAGGCCAAACAAAGGTCACGCTGTGGTAGGGAAGCGCTAGTCAGCGCCACTAGCCCATGCTTCAGGTCATTCCAGGCGGCCCAAGTGGCACCCAGCCCTTCTCCACCCCTGCTGCCACAGTCAAGGCTGAAACACACAACAGCCGCAATCCTTCCTCGGAGGACCCCACGCGCCCTGCGCTGTTCTGTCATCTCTGCCCAGGTGTGATGTCAGTGGATCCTCTCCTTCTTCTAGGCTGTTCAGGGCAGCTCAGTGGCACTTGCTGATATTCCTATGCTACATCCGTGGAATTCACTTTCAGCCCTGGTCCCGCTCCCAGGCAGCATTGATTGCACTGCCAGCTCTTCCTCCTTGATGGCTACAGCTGCCATGGTGATGGCTTCCTCCAGACTCTGCTGTTCCTTCAGCTGCAGAAAGACATTCACGGGTTATTTCATCCAACACTCGCCTAGGCATGCCCCTAAGGCCCCCAGTGGCAGAAGTTCTCCCTTTCCTAGGCCACGCTTACTTGCCTTCACATGGCCCCAGCGTGGACTGCTGCCCTAGCACTCACCAGGATGGAGAATGCAGGAATTCATGCACTAAAGAACAGCTCACAGAGAGTGAAGCGAACCATGGCCCTCTCAGGTACCTGCACTGCAATGTGGGTCCCATCGGTCGTTGCTAAGAGAGCCATCTGCTGATGGCAGCGGACGGAAGCGAGGGCTGGATCCTCTGACATGACAGGGCCTGAAGTCACTATCGCCACCTAAACACAGTCAGAGATGCAATGAATGGAAGGGAATGCAGAGATCCGTCACAGGGCAGGAGCCAGGAGCAGAAAGGTTAACGTACAGGCTGCAGTTCTGTGCCATCCGTGCTGACCATGGCTACGGTGTGGGTGCTGGACGAATGCAGCACCTCCTCCTGCCCGGATCCGGTCACGGGGTTACCATGCTGAGTTACCATGGTGAGGGCATTGCCCAGTGCTTGTAATTCTTCCTGTGAGAGGCTGACCTGCAACACAACAACATGCCCGTCACCCACAGGGTCCCTCACTCTACTTTTCAATTCATTATATTTCTTCAAAGATAGGGCAAGTGTATAATATTACATCTGTAAAAAGTTGAGAAGATGAAGATAAAACACAACACAGTGAGGCTGTTTTACCTGATCAGGTACAGAGCAGCAGGTGACATTTTGATCCGCCCAGCTAGTGCCAAATGAGATAAGGTACAGACAGAAGGACATCCTAAACCTCGTCACCGTTACAGAGGTAAGCGCCAGCAGAGATCCTGCTGTCTGCCAGAAAGAAACAATCCTGCCATCACCCTAAGTGCATCGCGCAGACCGCCCTGGTACCTGCTGAGCTCCATCCTGGGCCAGGAGTGCCACCCGCTGTGCCACGCCTCCCTGTGTCACCATcctaacctcctcctcctcctccttgtcctcctcctcctcttcttcctcctcctcctcctcctcctccaatagAAAGGCGAGGTACTGGCGCTTCCTGGGCAGAGGCAACTCTATGGCAGCTGCAGGGAAAGAGAGAACAAGGGTAAAATACTGCTCACGGCTGAGGGACGGGCGTAGATGGATGTGGGCGCTGCAGCGTGCCCGGAAGAGCTCACAGCTGCCGGAGAGCTTGGGTCCTTTTAACAGCACCCCCGTCAACGGTCAGTCAGGCATCAGAGAATGAGAGTACGGCTGGAAAGGTTTCCCTCGAACTTGGGTGCCAGGGGGAAAAACGCCTTCTCTGAGATCTTTCAGCATCCCTGCTAGGATATGCCCTCCCACCACCTCCAGGTACCTGCCATCTGCTGTTGCTCAAACAGGGCCTGCTCGCTCTCCTCCGTGGCCTCCAGCTCCCCGTGTGCACTGCGCTTGTGCATGGCAAGCGTGGACGTCTGCCGGTACATTTTGCCGCAGTGGCTGCAGGTGTAGGGCTTACAGTGCGTGTGAACCACATGGTGCTTGTACAGACTCGAATACTCCGTGAAGCGCTTGCCGCAGCCCGGCACTGTGCACACGTACGGCTTCTCCCCTGAAAGGGAAGAGTCGGGAGAAACCATGAAGAAGTTTCACGTTGCAACACAGTACCTGCGTCCGAGGGCAAAGGTGCCCCGGCAAGTGATAGGGCAGAGACTAGGGCGTCGGCAATGCCCGTAACATGGAGCATGCTGTCCCCTCGCCCTGCTGGAAGAGGGTCTATGCTTGCAAGATGTGAAGGCTGCAGCTAGAGTTTCTGCTCCTACCCCCCTGGCCCGTTGTCATGTTGTTCTGGTCAGCCATGCTCTTCCCTTTGTAATtctctggctggctggctgccacTGTGCATAGCTGGAAGGGATGCAGGGGTCTCCCCTCGGCACCCAGAACCCTCCTCAGGCCGAAGACTCACCAGTGTGGATTCGCATGTGGTTCTTATAGTTGGTGGCACTGGCAAATCTCCTGCCGCAGCCCGGCTCTGAGCACGTGTACGGCCGCTCCCCGGTGTGTGTTCGGATGTGCACCTTCCGGATATTGGACGTGGTGAATGAGCGACCACAGCCTTCAAAAGGGCACCTGAAGGGTCTTTCTCCTTTAGAATAAGCGCAAACAAAGATTTAATGCTAGATGAGAGGAAAGCAGTAAGATAGCGAGAGCCACCTGCTCAGCACCGCACCTCCCCCCCTGGTCTCGCTCCTCAGTCTCCAGCTCCCTTCGTTTGTGCACGTCAGGCCTTCTCTCCCTGAAGCTCCCTGTGCCCTTACGTATGGGAGTTTGCTCTCCCGGGTCTCCACCCACCTCTATGATACAGAGACCCCTGCTCGCCTGGGTGCAAACAGACCTTCCTCTCTCGCCTGTACATGGGCTTGGACACAGCTAATTTCTTTTCCTCTACCCTCTTTCCTATATGGGGATGAAGATGCCCCCTTCTCACAAGGCAGTGTCTCCAAAAGGGTTCACTTTGCGCATTCCtggacaggaatgaacctcacctGTGTGGGTTCGGACATGCTTCTGCAAATCACCTGATGTCTTGAATGCTTTATGGCACATGTCTTCTGGGCATTTGTAGGGTTTCTCCCCCGTGTGCGTTCTCACGTGACTCTTTAACCCGTACCCTGAAGGGGATAAGGTGAGAGGAGTAAGAGAAGGTTTAGCATCTCAACTAGTTGTCAGCACAAACCCCATGGCCACAGCCATGTTCACTGCAATTGACCCAGAAAAGCTTAGGGATCCAGGCCTTCTACCAGCTTATGTCTTAATTCCAAGGTATTCAACCCTTCCCAAAGACAAGCAGATCTCAAGAGCCCATCTTGGAAGAGCTGGGTACCCAGGTTGGTAAGAAGCAAGGCATGTTCAGCATCCACATGCAGCCTTTCCCCCACCTCGCACACAGCAGCAGCTGTACCTGTGGAGAAGGCCTTCCCACAGCCCTCAGAGTCACATCTGTACGGCCGATCCCCCGTGTGAGCTCGCTCGTGCACCTGAGACATATGACAGAACAGGTGAACCATCAACAACACTGCAGCGGAAGCAAAACCCATGCTCTCACATGTGCAAACAACAATTTCACAGGGATACTCAACCCCACTGGCTTTCCAGGGCCCTGAGGTGAGGCTGTTTTACGCCACAGAACTTGCAAGTTGCACTGGAAACTGAGGAATACAAATAAagcagcaataaaacaaaatcagtacTTAGGGGGCAAATCTGACTAGCCCTCAGCGTTTGCAAGGGACTTGTGATTCATCGAGAAGCTACCTGGGTAGGTGCGTGCGTAGAAAGCGCGGACATTTTGCAGGCTGACGACTGTGTACATTTCAAAGGGTTTCCTCCCTCATCCATGCCTCTTTTTAACTCAAATACATACATGTGCACTAAGAAAACCCACGTGTGCTTTTGGCTGCCCCAATGGGGGGCAACTTTCAACCAGGGACGATTGCTCTGACACTGTCCCCTTATGGTTTAAAATTGCTCAATCAGTATCTGACTGCGGCACTGCACCTTGGCTTTCAAGAAGCAGCGCACCACTGCTTGAAATACTGTGATCTGGGAAGCTGGGGTAAAAGGAAGCACCCCCTGCCTTGATATTTCCAGATCATGTTATTCGGATTGTGGATTGCACGTGATAATTGCAACTCCTGGGCAAACAGGCCGGACTCTGCATAGTCCGACCACAAGTCATGCAATATAATATTCTGACCCAGCTCAAATGAGAGTATTTTGCAAGCTGCATCCCCAGATTTGTCCGTAAGGTCTTCTGCTCCCCTTCTCATTCCTGAGATGGACTGTTTGTTGGCCCTTGGGTTCTCCTATAGTGCAGGGCTGTACAAGCTGGGAGGAGGAAGTTCAGGGATTACTTCTAAGCGAAGGTGAGCTACAGATACTGCTGTAACCTGCTTTGCTGCTGGAAAAGCATGATAGAAATGAACGAGGATGATACTGATGCTGGTAAGACAGATTATCTAGTTACCCTTTAGGACTGCATGCTCTTGTTTTCCCAATTCCGTGTCTATGGCAAAACTTGCTTGAGAACTGAGCTTCAAGTGCTGAGTTTGGTGGAAAGTGTGCAGAGTATTATGAGGTTGCTCTAGAGAGCTCCAGGATAGCTGCAAAGGCAACAGCTACAATACCTTTAAGTGATGGGCAGTAGTGTACAGACGGCCACAGCCTCTGTAGCCACAGCGGAAGCCTCTTTCCCCAACTTGTTCCCCTCTGAGATGATCAAAGTCCTCAGCATTCTACGGATACGAAAGAGAAAAGAATAACAAAATTCAGATAGCACAAATCCCTGCCACTCTCTTCATCCCCAACCCAGGCTTTCAGTCACTCCAACAACGTGCTTCCTCACCTAACTCACCGACTCCCCACGCCCAACATGACCAGCATCCTCTTCATCCCCAACATTCGCTCTTCACGTACTCCAACCCCACCATCGCCTTATCCTCAATACATCACCCAGCGACCACGTACTCAGCAACAAACCACACTCTGCCACCAGTCACACCACTCAGTCCTTCATCCCATCCAGAAGAATCCCTCTCTATAGCACAAACCTGTGAACATAGGTCTCTGGAATCCACCACCTGCATGTGTGAGGAGCTAATGACCCCGTCTGGCTCAACATGAGAGACCTTCAATGATACAAAATGTTATATTGTCTCGTTCTAACCTAACCATGACAAACTTACTACAATCTATTCAACACCCTACATCTCTTTTCTTTAAATCCAATGCTGTCTCAGAAATAAGGTAGTGCACATTTATTTGAGGACACAGTTAGGAATACGTGAGAAAGTAATAATGACCTCCAGAGTGGAATGCGAAATAATGGAATAATGCCCAATTTTTAACCATGACTTCAGTTCATTCTGCAAACGTATGTTATACTGCTGCCTTCCTGTTCACAGCCAGCACCATCTGGGCCGTATTTACCGACCTGCTCCCCCAAGTTAggcaataaatacatttgttgAGGTCAGTTTTCTAGTCTCAGGAGAGACAGAATGCACCAAGGCCAGCCTGAAGAGTAGAAGAGCAGGGCTTTTACTTCAGACAGGCCTTCCATGCCCGCATCGACTGTCCAGTTAAGGAGAGAAACAGCAGTATTGCGCAGTCAGATCAAAACTGGGCTGGCTGTGAACCCAAGGGTTTAGCAAAGCGCTGAAATGTGAGAACAAAAAAGTCTAGCTTCCCCTTGCATCGCCACCTCACTTCCCTAACCTTCAGCACAGCACTCAATGCCTATACGCCGAGATACTTATAACGTTTTAGAAAAACGATTCAATCTTGCCTGGGGGAGACGCCCACTGACAGCAATATATGAGCAGTGAATAGAAGGCAGATGATCAGGACCCACGAACCCCAGCGAGGGTGGCAGCCTAGGTGAGCAAAAAACTTGGGTCCTCTGGCTAGATGGTCTATGCTCTCACCTCGCTGGCATACTGCTCCAGGGCATTAATAGTCTCCTCGACGTAgccatcctcctcttcctttgccATCCCTTCTGGCTGGCTGGCTGACTGTACTGCCAGAATGGTGCTGCCCGTTGGCATGGTGACGGGGTGGTGTATGTACGCAGTGGTGCCATCCTCCAGCTCAACTGCTTCCAGGTTGCTGGGGTCAAAGCCTTTTGGAGGGTACACAGAATCAAACACTGCCATAGGGTTCCCACTCCTAGATAACAGCAGATCATCAACAAAACTGAAAAGGGAAAGTCTAGGGAGTTTGAAAGATTGGCTAAACCTACCATGGTCAGCCAGACAGTGACAGCTCGGACGACAGTCTTCAGGATTCCTTATTGCTGGAAAGCACTTAACAAATGAACCTGATGAGGCCACATGAGAGCAGAACTCGAAGCACAGCAAGATCAGAGCGACTACTAGAAAACTTGGAAGGGTGAATTGTACGGAGTGGAGGAAGCAAACCGTGCATGCATCCCATGGGGAGTAAATGCAGGCATGAGGAAAAGGCAAGTCGGGAGATCTTCTCCCAGTGTCTCAACATTCGGGGACTAGCACTTAACAGAACTCGGCACACAATCTCTGTTGGGAGCAGTTACCAGCAGGGGCTTAGAAGTGAGACCACGGAATGGAGGACACATCTTTTCTGTCTTTGCTTCACTGCATCACTAACCCCAGGCCCCTCTCTCACATTTAGCCGTTAACTCCAACATGAAATGGTGAGAGCTGGGCTcagagacaaaattattcatacAGGCCCAGAACTCTGCTCACCTTTGGGAGTGTGATGGATGTAAGCCATGGTGCCATCTTCCAGCTCCACTTCCTGCCCATCTTCAAAGGAGATTGTTTCTGTAAAAAGCAAGGCCTCCATGCAGTCACACAGTGTATGAACAGCAGAGGCTGAGCTTCCTCATCTCTTTAGCAGATAGATGCTTaggtgcatagggaaaggaagagccagcaggaaaaaggaggcgcGTGTGAGAACAGGATGACAGGAAAGTGGAGCGCATAACACAAAGTCACATTTTCAAGGCTTCTTGCTCCTGTtgcacagcctctcacctttctgtACAGTGACGTGCTGGATATATGCTGTAGTCCCATCTTCCAGCTGAATCGTCTGACCTTCAGCCAGCTTCTCATCTGTAACACCAACATAGGGCCCATGAAACAAGCTGATGAATCACACCTCCCCTGGACTAaatacacactccctctccttcaGTCATCTGATACAGGCTGAGCCTCTGCACCCCCAGCTTGTATCTTCCACTGATATAAAACTCTTCCCTATATCCTAGACAGGTATTCCCACAGCCCCCCAGAAGTGTCGTTCCAGTGTCTTTCCCCTGAGCAGGTGCTATGAA
Proteins encoded in this region:
- the ZNF76 gene encoding zinc finger protein 76 isoform X3, with the translated sequence MAVFDSVYPPKGFDPSNLEAVELEDGTTAYIHHPVTMPTGSTILAVQSASQPEGMAKEEEDGYVEETINALEQYASEVSHVEPDGVISSSHMQVVDSRDLCSQNAEDFDHLRGEQVGERGFRCGYRGCGRLYTTAHHLKVHERAHTGDRPYRCDSEGCGKAFSTGYGLKSHVRTHTGEKPYKCPEDMCHKAFKTSGDLQKHVRTHTGERPFRCPFEGCGRSFTTSNIRKVHIRTHTGERPYTCSEPGCGRRFASATNYKNHMRIHTGEKPYVCTVPGCGKRFTEYSSLYKHHVVHTHCKPYTCSHCGKMYRQTSTLAMHKRSAHGELEATEESEQALFEQQQMAAAIELPLPRKRQYLAFLLEEEEEEEEEEEEEDKEEEEEVRMVTQGGVAQRVALLAQDGAQQVSLSQEELQALGNALTMVTQHGNPVTGSGQEEVLHSSSTHTVAMVSTDGTELQPVAIVTSGPVMSEDPALASVRCHQQMALLATTDGTHIAVQLKEQQSLEEAITMAAVAIKEEELAVQSMLPGSGTRAESEFHGCSIGISASATELP
- the ZNF76 gene encoding zinc finger protein 76 isoform X2, with protein sequence MEGLGLQAVTLTDGSKAYIQQAFKDEKLAEGQTIQLEDGTTAYIQHVTVQKETISFEDGQEVELEDGTMAYIHHTPKGFDPSNLEAVELEDGTTAYIHHPVTMPTGSTILAVQSASQPEGMAKEEEDGYVEETINALEQYASEVSHVEPDGVISSSHMQVVDSRDLCSQNAEDFDHLRGEQVGERGFRCGYRGCGRLYTTAHHLKVHERAHTGDRPYRCDSEGCGKAFSTGYGLKSHVRTHTGEKPYKCPEDMCHKAFKTSGERPFRCPFEGCGRSFTTSNIRKVHIRTHTGERPYTCSEPGCGRRFASATNYKNHMRIHTGEKPYVCTVPGCGKRFTEYSSLYKHHVVHTHCKPYTCSHCGKMYRQTSTLAMHKRSAHGELEATEESEQALFEQQQMAAAIELPLPRKRQYLAFLLEEEEEEEEEEEEEDKEEEEEVRMVTQGGVAQRVALLAQDGAQQVSLSQEELQALGNALTMVTQHGNPVTGSGQEEVLHSSSTHTVAMVSTDGTELQPVAIVTSGPVMSEDPALASVRCHQQMALLATTDGTHIAVQLKEQQSLEEAITMAAVAIKEEELAVQSMLPGSGTRAESEFHGCSIGISASATELP
- the ZNF76 gene encoding zinc finger protein 76 isoform X1 is translated as MEGLGLQAVTLTDGSKAYIQQAFKDEKLAEGQTIQLEDGTTAYIQHVTVQKETISFEDGQEVELEDGTMAYIHHTPKGFDPSNLEAVELEDGTTAYIHHPVTMPTGSTILAVQSASQPEGMAKEEEDGYVEETINALEQYASEVSHVEPDGVISSSHMQVVDSRDLCSQNAEDFDHLRGEQVGERGFRCGYRGCGRLYTTAHHLKVHERAHTGDRPYRCDSEGCGKAFSTGYGLKSHVRTHTGEKPYKCPEDMCHKAFKTSGDLQKHVRTHTGERPFRCPFEGCGRSFTTSNIRKVHIRTHTGERPYTCSEPGCGRRFASATNYKNHMRIHTGEKPYVCTVPGCGKRFTEYSSLYKHHVVHTHCKPYTCSHCGKMYRQTSTLAMHKRSAHGELEATEESEQALFEQQQMAAAIELPLPRKRQYLAFLLEEEEEEEEEEEEEDKEEEEEVRMVTQGGVAQRVALLAQDGAQQVSLSQEELQALGNALTMVTQHGNPVTGSGQEEVLHSSSTHTVAMVSTDGTELQPVAIVTSGPVMSEDPALASVRCHQQMALLATTDGTHIAVQLKEQQSLEEAITMAAVAIKEEELAVQSMLPGSGTRAESEFHGCSIGISASATELP